Proteins from a genomic interval of Actinoalloteichus hymeniacidonis:
- a CDS encoding cystathionine beta-synthase produces the protein MEYAEHVTDLVGNTPLVRLGALSHGLEPLVLAKVEYFNPGGSVKDRIALRMVEAAEKSGELKPGGTIVEPTSGNTGVGLAMFAQQRGYHCIFVCPDKVSEDKRNVLKAYGAEVVVCPTAVAPEHPDSYYNVSDRIVRETPGAWKPNQYANVENPASHYATTGPELWKQTEGRITHFVAGIGTGGTISGTGRYLKEVSGGRVKIIGADPVGSVYSGGSGRPYLVEGVGEDFWPTTYDRESCDEIIAISDGDSFDVTRRLAREEALLVGGSCGMAAAAALEVARREGPDAVIVVLLPDGGRGYLSKVFDDSWMASYGFLSPDHAGATVGDVLRRKDGTIPDLIHAHPNETVAEAVAVLREFGVSQMPVVNAEPPVMAAEVSGAVNERELLDALFAGRAQLADRVEQHMSKALPTIGAGEPVGKAMSALSDADGALVLVDGKPAGVVTRQDVLGFIAGRP, from the coding sequence ATGGAGTACGCCGAGCATGTGACGGACCTGGTGGGCAACACCCCCCTGGTTCGACTGGGGGCGTTGTCGCACGGACTTGAGCCGCTGGTGCTGGCCAAGGTCGAGTACTTCAACCCCGGCGGGAGCGTGAAGGACCGCATCGCGCTGCGGATGGTCGAGGCAGCCGAGAAGTCCGGTGAGCTCAAGCCGGGTGGGACCATCGTCGAACCGACCTCCGGCAACACCGGTGTCGGCCTGGCGATGTTCGCCCAGCAGCGTGGTTACCACTGCATCTTCGTCTGTCCTGACAAGGTCAGCGAGGACAAGCGCAACGTGCTCAAGGCCTATGGCGCCGAGGTCGTCGTCTGCCCGACGGCCGTGGCCCCGGAGCACCCAGACTCCTACTACAACGTCTCCGACCGGATCGTCCGCGAGACGCCGGGTGCGTGGAAGCCGAATCAGTACGCCAACGTGGAGAACCCGGCCTCGCACTATGCGACCACCGGCCCCGAGCTGTGGAAGCAGACTGAGGGGCGGATCACCCACTTCGTCGCCGGTATCGGCACGGGCGGCACCATCTCGGGCACCGGGCGCTACCTCAAGGAGGTCTCCGGCGGTCGAGTCAAGATCATCGGCGCCGACCCGGTCGGCTCGGTCTACTCGGGTGGAAGCGGTCGGCCCTACCTGGTGGAAGGCGTCGGCGAGGACTTCTGGCCCACCACCTACGACCGGGAGAGCTGCGACGAGATCATCGCGATCTCCGACGGCGACTCCTTCGACGTCACCCGCAGGCTGGCCCGCGAGGAGGCCCTGCTGGTCGGCGGTTCCTGCGGGATGGCCGCTGCCGCCGCCCTGGAGGTGGCCCGGCGCGAGGGCCCGGACGCGGTCATCGTCGTGCTGTTGCCCGATGGCGGACGCGGCTATCTGTCGAAGGTCTTCGACGACTCCTGGATGGCCTCCTACGGTTTCCTCTCGCCCGACCACGCGGGCGCCACCGTCGGCGATGTGCTGCGCCGCAAGGACGGCACCATCCCGGACCTGATCCACGCGCACCCCAACGAGACGGTCGCGGAGGCGGTCGCGGTGCTGCGCGAGTTCGGTGTCTCGCAGATGCCGGTGGTCAACGCGGAACCGCCGGTGATGGCGGCCGAGGTCTCCGGTGCGGTCAACGAACGCGAGCTGTTGGACGCGCTGTTCGCGGGTCGGGCCCAGCTGGCGGATCGGGTGGAACAGCACATGTCGAAGGCACTGCCGACGATCGGTGCGGGCGAACCGGTCGGCAAGGCGATGTCGGCGCTGTCCGATGCGGACGGTGCCCTGGTGCTCGTCGATGGCAAGCCCGCGGGCGTGGTCACTCGACAGGATGTGTTGGGTTTCATCGCGGGTCGTCCGTGA
- a CDS encoding extracellular solute-binding protein, whose product MKPFTVSRRGLLTGALGIGALGALSGCSARTFFGGQDAGLRFWDLYAGGDGVNMQQMLDGYRAAHPQVSLEAVTLQWGEPYYTKLAMAGAGGRASDVAALHLARLGAYAPAGLLDPFDDELLAEVGIREEDFPAELWRRSHSGDRLFAIPFDTHPFVLYYNLDVCREAGLLDANDELRALEGPEAILDAFTAAQEITGVHGLAMETLGPDCITPWRLWYTLYRQLEGELLTPDNQASAIDDDKALEALDFMQQMTHSGGAAREMDINGSVAIFGNGQAGFHMNGEWELATFQETGVPFGMARIPKIFDTDVAQADSHVFVLPHQLDRSDREQQRNAYEFIAYLLRDSLQWAASGHLPAYQPVATSDEFLSMRPQSLYSSVAEDVQIDPPVWFGGSASRLWISFGSAFSSVLTGRATPREGLDEAKSALQNLLDTPDPTR is encoded by the coding sequence ATGAAGCCGTTCACCGTGAGCAGGCGCGGCCTGCTCACGGGTGCCCTCGGCATCGGCGCGCTCGGCGCGTTGTCCGGTTGCAGCGCCAGGACCTTCTTCGGCGGCCAGGACGCAGGCCTGCGGTTCTGGGATCTCTACGCGGGCGGCGACGGCGTCAACATGCAGCAGATGCTCGACGGCTACCGGGCCGCCCACCCCCAGGTCAGCTTGGAGGCCGTCACCCTGCAATGGGGCGAGCCGTATTACACCAAGCTCGCGATGGCCGGGGCGGGCGGTCGCGCCTCCGATGTGGCCGCCCTGCACCTGGCCCGGCTCGGCGCCTACGCCCCCGCCGGACTGCTCGACCCCTTCGACGACGAACTGTTGGCCGAGGTCGGCATCCGCGAGGAGGACTTCCCCGCCGAACTCTGGCGGCGCTCCCACTCCGGCGACCGACTCTTCGCGATCCCATTCGACACCCACCCGTTCGTGCTCTATTACAACCTCGACGTCTGCCGCGAGGCGGGCCTGCTCGATGCGAACGACGAGCTACGCGCACTGGAGGGCCCCGAGGCGATCCTGGACGCCTTCACCGCCGCCCAGGAGATCACCGGCGTGCACGGACTGGCCATGGAGACCCTCGGTCCGGACTGCATCACGCCGTGGCGCCTCTGGTACACGCTCTATCGCCAACTCGAAGGCGAACTGCTGACGCCGGACAACCAGGCATCGGCCATCGACGACGACAAGGCCCTCGAAGCGCTCGACTTCATGCAGCAGATGACCCACAGCGGCGGCGCCGCCCGCGAGATGGACATCAACGGGTCGGTCGCGATCTTCGGCAACGGTCAGGCCGGCTTCCATATGAACGGCGAATGGGAGCTGGCCACCTTCCAGGAGACCGGGGTGCCCTTCGGGATGGCCCGGATTCCCAAGATCTTCGACACCGACGTCGCGCAGGCCGACTCGCACGTCTTCGTCCTGCCGCATCAACTCGATCGCAGCGATCGAGAGCAGCAGCGCAACGCCTACGAGTTCATCGCCTACCTGCTGCGGGACAGCCTGCAATGGGCGGCGAGCGGCCATCTTCCGGCCTACCAGCCCGTCGCCACCAGCGACGAGTTCCTGTCGATGCGACCACAGTCGCTCTACAGCTCGGTCGCCGAGGACGTGCAGATCGATCCGCCCGTCTGGTTCGGCGGCTCCGCCTCCCGACTGTGGATCTCCTTCGGCTCGGCGTTCTCCTCCGTCCTCACCGGTCGCGCCACCCCGCGAGAGGGACTCGACGAGGCGAAGAGCGCCCTGCAGAACCTCCTCGACACCCCAGATCCAACCCGCTGA
- a CDS encoding arabinan endo-1,5-alpha-L-arabinosidase, with amino-acid sequence MTRPHRRTTGRSQRPRRAAILLGSLLLLVAAGLPAAAVERQASESNTQTTADQDYPLPGLVTGDLRAHDPSMIRTPQGYRLFATHDGVQLRTSPDRVDFQRNPAALSAIPEWVYSRNSGGDVWAPDISFHNGTYWLYYAASSFGSNNSAIGLATSQTAEPGSWQDRGVVYSTTTSADHNAIDPSLLVVGNDWWLSFGSHWSGIKMIRIDPATGMRHGSDRTVHNLASRPSAGGAIEAPYILERGGDFYLFVSFDRCCAGTDSTYRIMVGRADSPTGPYYDRNGTPMLGGGGTQILGSHRNVIGPGGQSVLRDTDGDLLVYHYYDANNSGIERLGVNLLGWDDQGWPYVY; translated from the coding sequence ATGACCAGACCCCACCGACGAACCACGGGCCGAAGTCAACGGCCGCGCCGAGCGGCCATCCTGCTCGGCAGCCTGCTGTTGCTGGTCGCCGCCGGGTTACCTGCCGCAGCCGTCGAGCGGCAGGCATCGGAGAGCAACACGCAGACCACCGCAGACCAGGACTATCCGTTGCCCGGCCTGGTCACCGGCGACCTGCGGGCCCACGACCCCTCGATGATCCGCACCCCGCAGGGCTATCGACTGTTCGCCACCCACGACGGCGTGCAACTGCGCACCTCGCCGGACCGCGTCGACTTCCAACGCAATCCGGCCGCCCTGTCCGCCATCCCGGAGTGGGTGTACTCCCGCAACTCCGGCGGAGATGTCTGGGCGCCCGACATCTCCTTCCACAACGGCACCTACTGGCTGTACTACGCGGCCTCGTCCTTCGGCAGCAACAACTCCGCGATCGGGCTGGCCACCAGCCAGACCGCCGAACCGGGCAGCTGGCAGGACCGGGGGGTCGTCTACTCGACGACCACCAGCGCGGATCACAACGCCATCGACCCCTCGCTGCTGGTCGTCGGCAACGACTGGTGGCTGTCCTTCGGCTCGCACTGGTCCGGCATCAAGATGATCCGCATCGACCCGGCCACCGGGATGCGCCACGGCTCCGACCGCACCGTGCACAACCTCGCCAGCAGGCCATCGGCGGGCGGCGCGATCGAAGCCCCCTACATCCTCGAACGCGGCGGCGACTTCTACCTGTTCGTCTCCTTCGATCGCTGCTGCGCGGGCACCGACAGCACCTACCGGATCATGGTCGGCCGCGCCGACTCGCCGACCGGCCCGTACTACGACCGCAACGGCACGCCGATGCTCGGTGGCGGCGGCACGCAGATCCTCGGCAGCCATCGCAACGTGATCGGCCCCGGCGGCCAGAGCGTCCTGCGCGACACCGACGGCGACCTGCTCGTCTACCACTACTACGACGCGAACAACTCGGGCATCGAACGGCTGGGAGTCAACCTTCTCGGCTGGGATGACCAGGGTTGGCCGTACGTCTACTGA
- a CDS encoding IclR family transcriptional regulator has protein sequence MARHVPAVMRAADILELFLGERTTLSAPEVANRLELPRSTVHELVTTLVARGYLDRQPGAETQYKLGFRLLELGARYQQDLDLAAEGDAVARRIARECGETVHVAVLDGLEVVYICKIDSTHSVRMISGVGRRLPAHCTAVGKVLLAGLPTEEADALLRGHELHPLTPRSITSGAALRGQLSEVRRTGVGYEMCESNPDVGCVAAPVTDHAGTWVAALSISVPTVRHRDDAWPEWERLVRDGATELSRRLGSTVR, from the coding sequence ATGGCGCGACACGTTCCCGCGGTGATGCGCGCGGCGGACATCCTGGAGCTGTTCCTCGGCGAGCGGACCACGCTGTCCGCTCCGGAGGTCGCGAACCGGCTGGAACTGCCACGGAGCACGGTGCACGAACTCGTCACCACGCTGGTGGCCCGGGGCTACCTCGATCGCCAGCCCGGTGCGGAAACCCAGTACAAACTGGGCTTCCGACTGCTGGAGCTCGGCGCCCGCTACCAACAGGACCTCGATTTGGCCGCAGAAGGCGACGCGGTGGCGCGGCGGATCGCCCGCGAGTGCGGGGAGACCGTGCACGTCGCGGTGCTGGACGGCCTGGAGGTCGTCTACATCTGCAAGATCGACTCGACGCACTCGGTGCGGATGATCTCCGGAGTGGGCAGGCGGCTGCCCGCACACTGCACCGCCGTCGGCAAGGTGCTGCTCGCCGGTCTGCCCACCGAAGAGGCGGATGCGCTGCTACGCGGCCACGAACTCCATCCGCTGACCCCCCGCAGCATCACCTCCGGGGCGGCCCTGCGCGGCCAACTCTCCGAGGTGCGGCGCACCGGCGTCGGCTACGAGATGTGCGAGTCCAACCCCGACGTCGGATGTGTGGCTGCCCCGGTGACCGACCACGCGGGCACCTGGGTGGCAGCGCTGAGCATCTCGGTGCCGACCGTCCGACACCGCGACGATGCCTGGCCGGAATGGGAACGACTGGTCCGCGACGGCGCCACCGAACTATCCCGCCGGTTGGGCAGCACGGTGCGTTGA
- the arfA gene encoding arabinosylfuranosidase ArfA, translating to MSKPTESTAASFTLHPDFAVGEVHPHLFGSFVEHMGRCVYTGIYEPGHATADEDGLRTDVLDLIRELGVTLVRYPGGNFVSGYNWEDGVGPAESRPRRLEGAWRAVETNQFGLSEFMNFTRKTGVDPMMAVNLGTRGVDAARRLVEYSNHPGGTELSDLRRSHGDEEPFDVRLWCLGNELDGPWQIGHKTAEEYGRLAAETAKAMRLVDPDLRLVACGSSHSSMPTFGSWEETVLDHTFDHVDYISCHAYYQEHDGDVDSFLASAVNMEHFISSVVASSDHIAGKRQSKKKLMISFDEWNVWYQSRQTAEKPEPWSTAPRLIEDNYTVTDAVVVGSLLIALLRHCDRVTAACIAQLVNVIAPIMTEPDGPAWRQTSFYPFADAAKHGRGRVLRVEPNSPSHETAKYGDVDLLHATAVQGEDGTTTVFAVNRSTTDALDLSVDVRNLGDVRVLEHRVLTDTDRHASNTLAAPDRVRPTTVDGSTVTDGRVQAALPPLSWNVIRLGS from the coding sequence ATGAGTAAGCCCACCGAGTCGACTGCCGCGTCCTTCACCCTGCACCCGGATTTCGCCGTCGGCGAGGTGCACCCGCATCTGTTCGGTTCCTTCGTCGAACACATGGGGCGCTGCGTCTACACCGGCATCTACGAGCCCGGACATGCGACGGCGGACGAGGACGGCCTGCGCACCGATGTGCTGGACCTGATCAGAGAACTCGGCGTCACCTTGGTGCGCTATCCCGGCGGCAACTTCGTCTCCGGCTACAACTGGGAGGACGGCGTCGGTCCGGCCGAATCCCGGCCGCGTCGCCTCGAAGGGGCCTGGCGGGCGGTGGAGACCAACCAGTTCGGGCTCTCCGAGTTCATGAACTTCACCCGCAAGACCGGCGTCGACCCGATGATGGCCGTCAACCTCGGAACCAGGGGAGTGGACGCCGCCCGCAGGTTGGTCGAGTACAGCAACCACCCGGGCGGCACCGAACTCTCCGACCTGCGGCGTTCCCACGGCGACGAAGAGCCCTTCGACGTGCGGTTGTGGTGCCTGGGCAACGAGCTGGACGGCCCGTGGCAGATCGGGCACAAGACCGCCGAGGAGTACGGCAGGCTCGCCGCCGAGACCGCCAAGGCGATGCGACTGGTCGACCCGGACCTGCGGTTGGTGGCCTGCGGCAGCTCGCACTCCTCGATGCCGACCTTCGGCAGCTGGGAGGAGACCGTCCTCGACCACACCTTCGACCACGTCGACTACATCTCCTGCCACGCCTACTACCAGGAGCACGACGGCGACGTCGACAGCTTCCTCGCGTCGGCCGTGAACATGGAGCACTTCATCAGCAGTGTCGTCGCCAGCAGCGATCACATCGCGGGCAAGCGACAGAGCAAGAAGAAGCTGATGATCTCCTTCGACGAGTGGAACGTCTGGTACCAGTCGCGCCAGACCGCCGAGAAGCCCGAGCCCTGGTCCACCGCGCCCCGGCTGATCGAGGACAACTACACGGTCACCGACGCCGTGGTGGTGGGCAGCCTGCTGATCGCGCTGCTGCGGCACTGCGATCGGGTCACCGCCGCCTGCATCGCCCAGTTGGTCAACGTCATCGCCCCGATCATGACCGAACCCGACGGCCCGGCCTGGCGACAGACCAGCTTCTACCCGTTCGCCGACGCCGCGAAGCACGGGCGCGGCCGGGTGCTGCGCGTCGAACCGAACAGCCCCTCGCATGAGACGGCCAAGTACGGCGACGTCGACCTGCTGCACGCCACGGCCGTGCAGGGCGAGGACGGCACGACCACGGTGTTCGCCGTGAACCGCTCCACCACCGACGCGCTGGATCTGTCGGTGGACGTCCGCAACCTCGGCGACGTCCGCGTGTTGGAGCACCGGGTCCTCACCGACACCGACCGGCATGCCAGCAACACGCTGGCCGCCCCGGATCGCGTGCGGCCCACCACGGTCGACGGCTCGACCGTCACCGACGGCCGAGTTCAGGCCGCGCTGCCGCCGTTGTCCTGGAACGTGATCCGCCTCGGCAGCTGA
- a CDS encoding cystathionine gamma-synthase: MSQPSDARHGFATNAIHAGQEPDPTTGSVIVPIHATSTYAQDGVGGMRAGYEYSRTGNPTRTALEECLAALEGGRHARAFASGMGATDAVLRTLLKPGDHLLIPNDAYGGTYRLIDKVFSLWGIEHTPVPLQNLDAVRAAMRPETKAIWCETPTNPLLNIADIAGLGAIAREFGARLVVDNTFATPYLQSPLGLGADVVVHSTTKYLGGHSDVVGGAAITSDEALDAGFGFLQNGAGAVPGPFDAFLTLRGIKTLAVRMDRHCDNAERIVNLLVSHPAVTSVAYPGLAEHPGHEVAVKQMRRAGGMVSFRLAGGVDAALAVCAKTKLFTLAESLGGVESLIEHPGKMTHASTAGSQLEVPDDLVRLSVGIEDADDLIADLTEALG; the protein is encoded by the coding sequence ATGAGTCAGCCCAGCGACGCGCGCCACGGGTTCGCCACCAACGCCATCCACGCAGGCCAGGAACCCGATCCGACCACCGGTTCCGTCATCGTGCCCATCCATGCCACCTCTACCTACGCCCAGGACGGCGTGGGCGGAATGCGGGCGGGCTACGAGTACTCGCGGACCGGCAACCCGACGCGGACGGCGCTGGAGGAGTGTCTGGCCGCGCTGGAGGGCGGCAGGCATGCCCGCGCCTTCGCCTCGGGGATGGGGGCGACCGACGCCGTGCTGCGCACGCTGCTCAAGCCCGGCGATCACCTGCTCATTCCCAACGACGCCTACGGCGGCACCTACCGGCTCATCGACAAGGTCTTCAGCCTGTGGGGCATCGAGCACACCCCGGTTCCGCTACAGAATTTGGACGCGGTGCGGGCCGCGATGCGCCCGGAGACCAAGGCCATCTGGTGTGAGACACCCACCAACCCGCTGCTCAACATCGCCGACATCGCCGGGTTGGGCGCGATCGCGCGGGAGTTCGGCGCGCGGCTGGTTGTCGACAACACCTTCGCCACCCCGTATCTCCAGTCCCCGCTGGGCCTCGGCGCCGATGTCGTCGTGCACTCCACCACCAAGTATCTGGGCGGTCACTCCGATGTGGTCGGCGGCGCGGCGATCACCTCGGATGAGGCGCTGGACGCGGGATTCGGCTTCCTGCAGAACGGCGCGGGCGCGGTGCCCGGTCCTTTCGATGCGTTCCTGACGCTGCGGGGAATCAAGACGCTCGCGGTGCGGATGGATCGGCACTGCGACAACGCGGAGCGGATCGTGAACCTGCTGGTGAGCCACCCGGCGGTGACCTCGGTGGCCTACCCGGGCCTGGCCGAGCACCCCGGCCACGAGGTGGCGGTCAAGCAGATGCGTCGCGCGGGCGGCATGGTGTCCTTCCGTCTGGCCGGTGGTGTGGACGCCGCGCTGGCGGTCTGTGCGAAGACGAAGCTGTTCACGCTTGCCGAGTCGCTGGGCGGTGTCGAATCGTTGATCGAGCACCCCGGCAAGATGACGCACGCCAGCACGGCTGGTTCGCAGCTTGAGGTGCCGGACGACCTGGTGCGGCTGTCGGTCGGCATCGAGGATGCCGATGATCTGATTGCCGACCTGACCGAGGCGCTGGGCTGA
- a CDS encoding carbohydrate ABC transporter permease, with protein MTADALTLDKPDPAEPSGGGRVPPGSNRPTGRGRGRRRRISISTVVLFAVTAVLAAFWLLPLAWAVLTSFKPEGETTAIPLQWFPTEWTLDAYRSVIGNSDIGLWMFNSIVTAVITTILVVLVSSMAAYGFARTTFPGRRILLALTIIGIMVPPQVLIVPLFAEMVALGLVDTYWGIILPQVVAPAMVFILVKFFQALPTELEEAAHMDGASRWRIYWQIVMPLSRPVLAAVSIFTFISTWNNFLWPFIVTTDPNAMTLPVGLVAVQGGYGLRFAEIMAAAVLAALPLLIIFVLFQRQVVRGIAHTGLSGQ; from the coding sequence ATGACCGCCGACGCGCTCACGCTGGACAAACCGGATCCCGCCGAGCCATCGGGCGGTGGTCGCGTGCCACCCGGATCGAACCGGCCGACCGGCCGGGGCAGGGGTCGTCGTCGCCGGATCAGTATCAGCACGGTCGTGCTGTTCGCGGTGACCGCAGTGCTGGCCGCATTCTGGCTGTTGCCGCTGGCCTGGGCGGTGCTGACCTCGTTCAAGCCGGAGGGCGAGACCACCGCGATTCCGCTGCAGTGGTTCCCCACCGAGTGGACGCTGGACGCCTATCGGTCGGTGATCGGCAACAGCGACATCGGGCTGTGGATGTTCAACAGCATCGTCACCGCAGTGATCACCACGATCCTGGTGGTGCTGGTGTCGAGCATGGCGGCCTACGGATTCGCCAGGACGACCTTCCCCGGCCGTCGAATCCTGTTGGCCCTGACCATCATCGGCATCATGGTGCCGCCGCAGGTGCTCATCGTTCCGCTGTTCGCGGAGATGGTGGCTCTCGGGCTGGTGGACACCTACTGGGGCATCATCCTGCCGCAGGTCGTGGCGCCCGCGATGGTCTTCATCCTGGTCAAGTTCTTCCAAGCTCTACCCACCGAGCTGGAGGAGGCCGCCCACATGGACGGCGCGAGCCGCTGGCGGATCTATTGGCAGATCGTCATGCCGCTGTCCCGGCCGGTCCTGGCCGCCGTGTCGATCTTCACCTTCATCAGTACCTGGAACAACTTCCTCTGGCCCTTCATCGTCACCACCGACCCCAACGCCATGACCCTGCCAGTCGGCCTGGTCGCCGTGCAGGGTGGTTACGGACTCCGATTCGCCGAGATCATGGCCGCGGCCGTGCTCGCGGCTCTCCCACTGTTGATCATCTTCGTTCTGTTCCAACGCCAGGTGGTGCGCGGTATCGCGCACACCGGTCTTTCCGGCCAATAG
- a CDS encoding zinc-dependent alcohol dehydrogenase: protein MSDADVTPRSATQPGAQHCAAVRVEAPGRHRLIEHEVPAPGPGEVLVEVAAAGVCGSDVELFEGRRPAPYVRYPIVPGHEWAGRIAAVGQGAEALPIGASVVAEGFRSCLTCARCRAGEPTLCTADYAETGFTHPGAFSRFLTVPSRLVHLLPAELPTGAELGDCALLEPAACVAAGLLAAQPRPGGRFTVLGTGTLSLLAVQMLAAYRPESLTVVGRGDQHFALAESFGATRCLRSGDAAGLAAVAGRADLVFEATGAAAMVPLSFELARRGATVLLEGIAGAGTVELDPDVFALKQLTVRGIFGAGPAAWSHAIDQLRIGVLDLPSLVSHRIPLADYARGMELLGNRPPELKKVLFVPA from the coding sequence ATGAGCGACGCCGATGTCACACCGCGCAGCGCCACGCAGCCCGGCGCCCAGCACTGCGCAGCGGTGCGGGTCGAAGCCCCCGGAAGGCACAGGCTGATCGAGCACGAGGTACCCGCCCCCGGGCCGGGCGAGGTGCTCGTCGAAGTCGCCGCAGCGGGCGTGTGCGGCAGCGATGTCGAACTGTTCGAAGGCCGCAGGCCCGCCCCCTATGTTCGCTACCCGATCGTTCCCGGACACGAATGGGCAGGCCGGATCGCCGCCGTGGGCCAGGGTGCCGAGGCCTTGCCGATCGGCGCCTCCGTGGTCGCCGAAGGTTTTCGCTCCTGTCTGACCTGTGCACGCTGCCGGGCAGGCGAACCCACCCTGTGCACCGCCGACTACGCCGAGACCGGATTCACCCATCCCGGCGCGTTCTCCCGCTTCCTCACGGTGCCGAGCCGACTGGTCCACCTGCTGCCCGCCGAACTGCCCACGGGCGCCGAACTCGGCGACTGCGCGCTGCTCGAACCCGCCGCCTGCGTGGCCGCCGGACTGCTGGCCGCCCAACCACGGCCGGGCGGGCGGTTCACCGTGCTGGGCACCGGAACCCTGAGTCTGCTCGCCGTGCAGATGTTGGCCGCCTATCGGCCCGAATCGCTCACCGTCGTGGGGAGGGGCGACCAACACTTCGCGCTCGCCGAGTCCTTCGGCGCGACCCGCTGCCTCCGCTCCGGCGACGCGGCCGGTTTGGCCGCGGTCGCGGGCCGGGCAGACCTGGTCTTCGAGGCGACCGGCGCGGCGGCGATGGTCCCGCTTTCGTTCGAATTGGCTCGCCGTGGCGCGACGGTGCTCCTCGAAGGCATCGCGGGTGCTGGGACCGTCGAACTGGACCCCGACGTCTTCGCGCTCAAACAACTCACCGTGCGCGGCATCTTCGGCGCGGGCCCGGCGGCCTGGTCGCACGCCATCGACCAACTGCGCATCGGCGTGCTCGACCTGCCCAGCCTGGTGTCGCACCGCATCCCGCTCGCCGACTACGCGCGGGGCATGGAACTGCTCGGCAACCGGCCGCCGGAGTTGAAGAAGGTGCTGTTCGTGCCCGCGTGA
- a CDS encoding carbohydrate ABC transporter permease: MAVRSAARPSRLADPSGPRPNRRRTDFTGLYFVLPFFAFFVAFLIWPLLAGLGTSTTDAGLSTPGEFVGLDNFVAAFRDPDVWVSLGNTLWFTVLSTPLLVGIGLILALLVHQLTPGRWFWRLSFFAPFLLPATVVSLIFVWIFQPDFGLADGMLAAIGLNTDVGWLSDPSMAMFSIVLTTTWWTVGFNFLLYLAALQSIPQEYYEAAALDGADRWRQLWRITLPLLGRTTGLVLVLQLLASLKVFDQIYLMTSGGPGNSTIPVIQYVYEMGFTNFRIGYASAISYLFFAIVLVIALAQLRLFGNRKESDR, encoded by the coding sequence ATGGCAGTGCGCAGCGCCGCGCGCCCCAGCCGCTTAGCCGATCCGTCGGGACCGAGGCCCAACCGACGTCGGACGGACTTCACGGGGCTGTACTTCGTGCTCCCGTTCTTCGCCTTCTTCGTGGCCTTCCTGATCTGGCCGTTGCTCGCTGGCCTCGGCACGAGCACCACCGACGCAGGCCTGTCCACCCCCGGCGAGTTCGTCGGGCTGGACAACTTCGTCGCCGCGTTCCGGGACCCCGACGTCTGGGTGTCGCTGGGCAACACGCTGTGGTTCACCGTGTTGAGCACGCCGCTGTTGGTCGGCATCGGGTTGATCCTCGCGCTGTTGGTGCACCAGCTCACGCCGGGACGGTGGTTCTGGCGGCTGTCGTTCTTCGCCCCATTCCTGCTGCCCGCCACGGTCGTATCGCTGATCTTCGTGTGGATCTTCCAGCCGGATTTCGGTCTGGCGGACGGAATGCTCGCGGCGATCGGGCTGAACACCGATGTCGGGTGGCTGAGTGATCCCTCGATGGCGATGTTCTCCATCGTGCTGACCACCACCTGGTGGACGGTCGGCTTCAACTTCCTGCTCTATCTCGCCGCGCTGCAATCGATCCCGCAGGAGTACTACGAGGCCGCGGCCCTGGATGGCGCGGACCGTTGGCGACAGCTGTGGCGCATCACCCTGCCGCTGCTCGGCCGCACCACCGGACTGGTGTTGGTGCTCCAGCTGCTCGCCTCGCTGAAGGTGTTCGACCAGATCTACCTGATGACCAGCGGCGGGCCGGGCAACTCGACCATCCCGGTCATCCAATACGTCTACGAGATGGGCTTCACCAACTTCCGGATCGGCTATGCCTCCGCGATCTCCTACCTGTTCTTCGCCATCGTGCTGGTGATCGCCCTGGCGCAACTACGCCTGTTCGGCAATCGCAAGGAGTCAGACCGATGA